The nucleotide window ATAGACAGCACCGCAGATTTCAGCTTTTACTGGTTCTCCCTTTTGGTCCAATGGTGTGAGCTTTGCTTTGGATTCAACCAGTCTGACTTTGATGCCTTGCTGGGTCTCCCATCTTAAGTACACTACGGCTCCATAGCTCTTGTCACTTCCATCAGAGAATGTTATTCCCCATGGTTTTCCAATCCAGTTGGCTGGTGTGAGGCTTCTGTGAAAGGTGATTTGGCCAAGACGTGTGTATTCCTCAAAGAATTGGATGGCTTCTTCCCTCAAATTTTCAGACAAAGGTTTTTCCCAAGTGTCTCGGGTCAGAGTTTTGCCTCCAGCTTCCTGAAACGCCTTTCTGACAAGAATGGCGCCCTTTTGTTTGGCAGCTGTGACGAGGCCTATTGGGTCATACAGGCTAGCTACCTGGCTCAGCAGTTCTCTTCTCGTCAGTGGGTTTGGAGTTTTCCCTCTCACCTCTTCATCAAGGAGATTTTGGCCGACTCTCATTTTCCCTTTCCTCTTTGAGAAATTGATTGAAGTCATGAGGTACAGTCTATCCTCCTCAACAAGGTATCCGACTCCAAGGGCTTTATTGTATCCTTCCCTCATTTGGTTTGGGAGAATGAGTGCTGTGCTTGACTGCGCTCCTTGTTCTCCTGGTACGATCTCCTGCCTCCCACTTTGATCTGACCGGACCCAGGGCTTGAGGACGAAGCCGCCTGCCTTCAGGATCTCTTCAACACTTTTGGTGTTCTGGTCCAGCTTTTGCAAGTCATTATGGGAAGTCAGTATGTCATCGACATAGGTATCCTCTTCAAGGATCCTACGTTCCTCCTCCAGGTGAGCAAACATGGGCAGTTTGCTTGTCTCTCTCATAGCCAATTGCGCAATGCACCCTGCTGGTCGATCGCCAATGTTGACTCTGGTGATCGCATACTCTTcaatctcttcctcctcagtgtctctCCAGAGAAATCTGTGGAGGTGCATCTCCAGGTCTTCCAACCACACAGAATTGTACATTTTCTTAATGTCGCCGAGGGCAGCATTGACGCCTCTCCTGAACCTGAGTAGTACTGCTCGGATGGGATTGAGGACATCAGGCCCTTTCAGCAGAAGGTCATTCATGCTGACCCCTCTAAACTTCTGGCTGCTGTTCCATACCAGTCTCACAGGTGTTGTGAGAGAGTGCGGGTTTGCTGCCACCAAGTGGCTGACATACCATACTGGCCCCTTCCAGCTGGCAATGAGCTCTTTGGTGAGTTTCTTCGCTGCTCTTCTCTCGACCATTTCATGGACTTGAGCTGTGTATGCTATTCTCCACTCTGGCTCTTTTTTGAGTTGCTTTTCTGTTCTCAAGAAGGTGGCTTCCACCCCAATCCTGTTGTCAGGAAGGGAACTTGGATCTTGAATCCAGGGGTATTTTGTGTCCCAGTGGGGTTCATCACTGTGAGCATCTGCTTTGATGTAGGTGAGGCCTTTCCTTATGATCTCcagctctctttcctcactcagaGTCATTTCTTTGCCTCCTGGTTGACAGTTGCCGCACCGGCATCCTCCACACTTTGGGTCGCAAGCTGCTCCAATGCTGTCCCACTTCCACCAATCCAAGAACTCTCTGTGAGCAACTGTTCCTTTGGTTTCAGCTGTGAACAGCTTAGCTATCTCTTGATACTTGACAGCAGTTGCTTTCATGGATCGAGCAAAGTGTGTTTCAGACCTGTGTGCGGCTATATCCACTTCTTCAAACAGATCTGGATGTGCTCCACCAACAATCTTTCCTAGCGGACCTTCCCACAAGACAAGGTCTCCAATCACCTTCACTCTTTGCGGAGCAAGTCTTCCTTCGCGGTGGCTTATCAGTAGCTCAATACTCTCCGGTCTACTCAGATCTCCTAGATTGACTTCTGGGAAGAACTTCTTGAGTTGCTCAGGTTTGATGACTCTGTGGACGTTGGCAATTTCATTCAAACCATAGCAGATAAGCTCATGAGCTCTTTCCGTGCCTATGGGCGTTTTGACCCTCACTCTGAGGAGATATCTTCTGGTTCTAACCTTCATGGCCATTCCTCCGACTCCATGAACGACTAAAGTGATGTTTTCACTTCGAAGATTTAATCTTCTGGcagctctgtgagtgatgtagtttGTGTCCGATGCCAAGTCGATCAGGGTTCCAATTCTTTGTCCTGCATTGGCAGTTACCTTGAGCAGCATTAGAATAACTGGCAATTCTTCTACTGCACTTGACTCAGTCACTCCCAGCTGATTATTTTTGACACAGTTTGTTTTCGCAGTGGCGTTGGTGAATGCTTTCTTGAATTTCTCTGCCATCTCTGGGGAGAGCTTAGACACcaattcctcctgctcctctgtaaGCGTATACCTTCTCACATTGGATTGTCTTCTGTCTGAGTCACTTCTCTTGAAATCTCCCTTCagacaaagaaagaaatgatGGTCTTTCTTACAGTCTCTTTTCCTGCACAGGTAAGTGTCTTTGCATTCATCATCTTCTCCATGACAGACCAAGCACCTCTTGCAGGCCCCCAGCTTTTCTACAGCATCCAACTTTTCCACCGGCTTCAGTTCTTTGAAACGCTTGCAAAAGAAGATCTTTTCTCTATGCTTTTCATCTCCACAGACAACACAGCCGCCTTTCCTTGTGGAACGTGTGGACGCATATCTTCTCTCCACACAAGCATATTTATTTTCTGGCTTTTCACTCACTCCCAGCTGCTCTAATTTTTCAAGAATTTCCTCCTGTGTTTTCAGGAATTTAAGAAGGTTTTCAAAGTGATTGTCCGGCGTGACATTATTCCTCGGGTTAACCATGAAGACAAGCCAATCCCGCTTGATGTTGTCAGGTAACTTGCTTTCTATGGATCTAATCACTAGAGGGTTGTTGATGGCTCCTGTGCCTCCAAGCTCTGTGAGATCATCCAGTGCCTTCTCTATAGTTTGGATCATGTCGATAACTTTCCTTGGCTGATTTGCTCTTAAAGCAGGAATTTTCTCCAGATCCTCAATTATCTCCAAGGCAATTGTAGACTTGTTTCCATACCTGTTCTCAAGCACCCTGAACATGTCCTCAGCAGTATTGTAAGTAGACAAATGGAGGTCTCTGCACATTCTCTCATCTACACTGTCAATGAGTTGGATTTTCTTTACTTCGACTGAGCCTGTTGGTTCCCCCTGCTTCTGTagactctcccagtctctcctccatcGATGGAAATTCCTTTTATACCCACTGAACTTGGGTAAACAGGTTGGTTTTATTCTCAGTGTCGGCTGTGGAGCTGGCATGGGCATCTGCagcactctccctctgtctttatcCTCTTCCGCAATTCTTTGCGCTGTGAGAAATCCTGCCCTCCTTGCTTCAAGGTTGTTTCTGAATgctttcagatcctttactctggCTTCCAGCCGTTCTTTTTCTGCTACTGGAATCCACATCTCCCACTCTGCTAGGCTTGTGATTGCATCTTGGACTTGTGCCTTCGCACCATCCCACCGTAGCTCGAAGCCATCTCTATTTACAGCCATAACAGGTATTTGAGCAACTCCATCACAGGCGGTCTCAGCTTCTTTGATTGCAGACTTCACCTCGTCCTCCCCGTATCTAGGCCATAGGTTGGACTGGATCATCCCCCTGACCTCATCCAATCGTACTTCGCATTCTTGGAATGTCTTCTCAAGTTCAGTCTGCTGCTGCTTGCTCAGGTCAGCTTCTTCACCCTCATCGGTTTCAGCTTCAATGTCTGCCAGAAGTCCAGCCCTGTATTCATCATTTGTCTCACTGACCTTCCTTGCCTCCGACGTGAGCTTCTTGAACTCCTCTCGCAGTTCGCTCTTAGTCATGTGTTTTGCACCTCTGCTAAGGAAGTTTGCTTGCTTGGTAAAAGCACTCTTAGCCAAAGTTCTTTCTTGCTTCAGCTCCTTCACGGTTTTCCCAAGAGTCTCCGCCGCCATTTTGAGATGTAAGCCAATACTCCTCTCTGCGACGACAGCTTTCCTGACTTCAGGCCGTTAATCCTTTCGTCTTCACTGCCACGCGTGGTTATCAActgtcaagttgtctaggtgttataattattttcagctctgcccaaacttgaaaacggcttgctcaacccgtgaaggatgcaaagggacaactcaattcctttccagtg belongs to Salvelinus fontinalis isolate EN_2023a unplaced genomic scaffold, ASM2944872v1 scaffold_0827, whole genome shotgun sequence and includes:
- the LOC129847406 gene encoding uncharacterized protein LOC129847406, which gives rise to MAAETLGKTVKELKQERTLAKSAFTKQANFLSRGAKHMTKSELREEFKKLTSEARKVSETNDEYRAGLLADIEAETDEGEEADLSKQQQTELEKTFQECEVRLDEVRGMIQSNLWPRYGEDEVKSAIKEAETACDGVAQIPVMAVNRDGFELRWDGAKAQVQDAITSLAEWEMWIPVAEKERLEARVKDLKAFRNNLEARRAGFLTAQRIAEEDKDRGRVLQMPMPAPQPTLRIKPTCLPKFSGYKRNFHRWRRDWESLQKQGEPTGSVEVKKIQLIDSVDERMCRDLHLSTYNTAEDMFRVLENRYGNKSTIALEIIEDLEKIPALRANQPRKVIDMIQTIEKALDDLTELGGTGAINNPLVIRSIESKLPDNIKRDWLVFMVNPRNNVTPDNHFENLLKFLKTQEEILEKLEQLGVSEKPENKYACVERRYASTRSTRKGGCVVCGDEKHREKIFFCKRFKELKPVEKLDAVEKLGACKRCLVCHGEDDECKDTYLCRKRDCKKDHHFFLCLKGDFKRSDSDRRQSNVRRYTLTEEQEELVSKLSPEMAEKFKKAFTNATAKTNCVKNNQLGVTESSAVEELPVILMLLKVTANAGQRIGTLIDLASDTNYITHRAARRLNLRSENITLVVHGVGGMAMKVRTRRYLLRVRVKTPIGTERAHELICYGLNEIANVHRVIKPEQLKKFFPEVNLGDLSRPESIELLISHREGRLAPQRVKVIGDLVLWEGPLGKIVGGAHPDLFEEVDIAAHRSETHFARSMKATAVKYQEIAKLFTAETKGTVAHREFLDWWKWDSIGAACDPKCGGCRCGNCQPGGKEMTLSEERELEIIRKGLTYIKADAHSDEPHWDTKYPWIQDPSSLPDNRIGVEATFLRTEKQLKKEPEWRIAYTAQVHEMVERRAAKKLTKELIASWKGPVWYVSHLVAANPHSLTTPVRLVWNSSQKFRGVSMNDLLLKGPDVLNPIRAVLLRFRRGVNAALGDIKKMYNSVWLEDLEMHLHRFLWRDTEEEEIEEYAITRVNIGDRPAGCIAQLAMRETSKLPMFAHLEEERRILEEDTYVDDILTSHNDLQKLDQNTKSVEEILKAGGFVLKPWVRSDQSGRQEIVPGEQGAQSSTALILPNQMREGYNKALGVGYLVEEDRLYLMTSINFSKRKGKMRVGQNLLDEEVRGKTPNPLTRRELLSQVASLYDPIGLVTAAKQKGAILVRKAFQEAGGKTLTRDTWEKPLSENLREEAIQFFEEYTRLGQITFHRSLTPANWIGKPWGITFSDGSDKSYGAVVYLRWETQQGIKVRLVESKAKLTPLDQKGEPVKAEICGAVYAARLRKVGEIQKSTSIEDWWWIPGSLNSADIITRGAAPEDLQEDSMWQDGPAFLRKPVKEWPHKSAKEIAAYGKEGINKLRRKAFSAALTRAQVKRNQSDTQQNKSDEPKTRIRRSPAGSAVTKLIDIRKFSNLTRLIRVIAWVWRAATRWKEILTKNSASDKPKWEDALSTNWRYRAKQAVLTVGECEDALRDWFLAAQEGITFQDATLNRLAVYRDKETGLLVCGGRFQIFDEDETAVPILPYEAWISTLLAQEAHGANHEEIAGTLLRMRKKAWVIKGRKLAKKRVDNCVVCRKARARKCQQIMSDLPSERITPARPFEYTTVDLFGPYEVKDEVKKKTKLKVNLSLKMKLPSMGQNGAGKSTQQTPLTGMELQKQLFVL